One Calditrichota bacterium genomic window carries:
- a CDS encoding PorV/PorQ family protein, translating to MKMRLSFSILLAVTVAATPLLAGNDNTGTSCANFLKIGVGARAAAMGGACVASVTDYSALYWNPAGIARIGGAHVGIAYTDWILDISHSFIGATYSLGPWGTLGASLNLLDFGEMERTTPSEPYGTGTYFGASDLALGVAYARELTDRFAVGVQFKVIRESISFSSASTIAVDAGTQFITGFHGMRLGMSITNFGGKMTMRGTDQMVKADIDDVIEGNPLKESRLETEAWPLPLTFRMGLSLDVLRSDFATVTVNTDFVDPRDVNPYATLGTEIAWNKMVFLRGGLVYAPDGFDEEKLSKEQELSLFYKVKIAAGGGLRFTVPGTRASFCLDYAYTDLGMLDYAHRFSFTISY from the coding sequence ATGAAAATGCGTCTATCCTTCTCCATTCTGCTGGCGGTGACGGTAGCTGCCACTCCGCTCCTGGCAGGCAATGACAATACCGGAACTTCGTGTGCCAACTTCCTCAAGATAGGCGTTGGTGCCCGGGCTGCAGCCATGGGCGGAGCATGCGTGGCCTCTGTCACCGACTACTCTGCGCTGTACTGGAATCCGGCGGGCATCGCCCGTATCGGCGGAGCGCATGTGGGGATCGCCTACACCGACTGGATTCTGGACATAAGCCACAGCTTCATCGGCGCCACCTACTCGTTGGGACCCTGGGGTACGCTTGGCGCCAGCCTCAATCTGTTGGACTTTGGCGAAATGGAGCGGACCACGCCGTCAGAGCCCTATGGGACCGGCACCTACTTTGGCGCCTCTGACCTGGCCCTGGGGGTGGCATACGCGCGGGAACTCACCGATCGCTTCGCTGTAGGCGTGCAGTTCAAGGTCATCCGCGAGTCCATTAGTTTCAGCAGCGCCAGCACCATCGCGGTGGACGCCGGAACCCAGTTCATCACCGGGTTTCATGGCATGCGCCTGGGCATGTCCATCACTAACTTTGGCGGCAAAATGACCATGCGCGGCACCGACCAAATGGTGAAGGCCGACATCGACGACGTCATCGAGGGCAACCCCCTCAAGGAGTCGCGCTTGGAGACCGAGGCGTGGCCGCTGCCCCTCACGTTCCGCATGGGCCTGTCGCTGGACGTGCTGAGGAGCGACTTTGCCACGGTGACCGTCAATACAGATTTCGTCGACCCGCGTGACGTGAACCCCTACGCGACCTTGGGAACAGAGATTGCTTGGAACAAGATGGTCTTTTTGCGGGGTGGCCTAGTCTATGCCCCGGATGGCTTCGATGAGGAGAAGCTGAGCAAGGAACAGGAGCTCAGTCTCTTCTACAAGGTGAAGATCGCGGCAGGCGGAGGTCTCCGCTTCACCGTGCCCGGCACGCGGGCGAGCTTCTGCTTGGATTATGCCTACACCGACTTGGGCATGCTGGATTACGCCCATCGTTTCTCTTTCACCATTAGCTATTAA
- a CDS encoding TonB-dependent receptor has translation MKRGVWLAAIVAVAAHGLLWAGTTGKIAGTVKDKSTGSPLPAVNVILEGTTMGAATDNDGYYFIINVPPGKYSVRATMIGYTAVVKREVQVTVDYTTRVDFELSPTVLEGQVVEITAERPLIERDMTATASVTTGEQIDKMPVNTYQQVLATHPGFVESGTGLNREFNVRGGRSGELAYLIDGFYVEDPQVGSMGSNVANVGIAELAVMTGTFNAEYGEAMSGVLNIVTKEGGANYSGRVRFRTDKGVNPREITYLRKYQRIVNGVRTDWVTSDGQPISVAGTAPATPGSNKNNPKYWETVTQKLHDYDTYRLDAYVGGPIPFLGKANTFFVSGDYLDTDTYLGWTGIPYRIESRGNGKLVFRPLESIKLTLGGVVGKSQYKNYSHGYKYVPDALETNFEDNYMLNFTLTHTLSPRTFYTLRGSHFVTNYAYRGLEEDEFFVYKSKRTGKTYVGREYAKYYQLSDSLEYAGKANRTRPDEEYEFNKGWWTYQYDENGVKVDSTWTIGGDNDFEERKNAISTLKFDLTSQATKTHQFKAGVEVKQLDLRYFYVGGPYNPKPEYYHYSHKPIEGAAYIQDKMEFEDWGLVVNAGLRIDYMDTKAKYFGDPTKPTTAELKDAEKKIHVSPRLGFAHPVTDRAVLHFAYGHFYQVPDYQYLYYFENQDDPNYPYPDLSIYGIYSWVGNANLKPEKTVAYEIGVQTRLSRDIALDVTVYYKDIFDYTALQRFMATPTPYWRYVNMDYANAKGVEVSLEKRFSRFFGGTLNYTYSRAEGNAANVTSHYNDWYSFSVFKTYPPKKTVTMDWDQTHTMNFVLDIGRPGNWAVNIVGNYGSGLPYTPMSSRGLRLDEPNSARRPWTMTVNLRAQKLFRLMGMELALYADVYNLFNKRNVLAVYGDTGKPDASSDWDETQDFVSRPHYLGPPRTLELGLSVGF, from the coding sequence ATGAAGCGTGGTGTATGGCTGGCGGCAATCGTAGCGGTGGCAGCCCATGGCCTCCTTTGGGCAGGGACCACGGGCAAAATCGCCGGTACGGTGAAGGACAAGAGCACCGGCTCCCCATTGCCTGCGGTCAATGTCATCCTCGAAGGGACAACCATGGGCGCGGCCACGGACAACGATGGCTACTACTTCATCATCAACGTGCCGCCAGGCAAGTACAGCGTGCGAGCCACCATGATCGGCTACACTGCAGTAGTGAAGCGCGAGGTGCAGGTCACGGTCGACTATACCACCAGGGTCGATTTCGAGCTGTCGCCCACGGTGCTCGAGGGGCAGGTGGTGGAGATAACCGCAGAACGACCGCTCATCGAGCGCGACATGACCGCAACGGCCAGCGTAACCACCGGCGAGCAGATCGACAAAATGCCGGTGAATACCTACCAACAGGTGCTGGCCACGCACCCTGGCTTTGTCGAGTCGGGGACCGGTTTGAACCGCGAGTTCAACGTCCGGGGCGGACGTTCTGGAGAGCTGGCCTACCTCATCGATGGCTTTTACGTCGAGGACCCGCAGGTGGGCAGCATGGGGAGTAACGTGGCCAACGTGGGCATCGCCGAGCTGGCAGTGATGACCGGTACGTTCAATGCCGAGTACGGCGAGGCCATGTCTGGGGTGCTGAACATCGTCACCAAGGAAGGCGGCGCCAACTACTCTGGTCGTGTTCGTTTCCGCACGGACAAGGGGGTGAATCCGCGCGAGATCACCTACCTGCGCAAGTACCAGCGCATAGTGAATGGCGTCCGCACCGATTGGGTCACCTCCGACGGCCAGCCGATCAGCGTCGCGGGCACGGCACCGGCAACGCCAGGCAGCAACAAGAACAACCCCAAGTATTGGGAAACGGTCACCCAGAAGCTCCACGACTATGACACCTACCGCCTGGACGCCTATGTGGGCGGGCCCATTCCGTTCTTGGGCAAGGCCAACACCTTCTTCGTCTCCGGCGACTATTTGGACACCGATACCTACCTGGGATGGACCGGGATTCCCTACCGCATCGAAAGCCGGGGTAACGGTAAGCTGGTCTTTAGGCCGCTGGAAAGCATCAAGCTCACCCTGGGCGGCGTGGTGGGCAAGTCGCAGTACAAGAACTACTCGCACGGCTACAAGTACGTGCCCGATGCGCTGGAGACCAACTTCGAAGACAACTACATGCTGAACTTCACCCTCACCCACACGCTCAGCCCACGGACATTTTACACGTTGCGCGGTTCGCACTTTGTGACCAACTACGCCTACAGAGGGTTGGAAGAAGACGAGTTCTTCGTCTACAAGAGCAAGCGCACCGGCAAGACCTATGTGGGCAGGGAGTACGCCAAGTACTACCAACTCAGCGATTCGTTAGAGTACGCGGGCAAGGCCAATCGCACGCGTCCGGATGAGGAGTATGAATTCAACAAAGGGTGGTGGACCTACCAGTACGATGAGAACGGCGTGAAGGTCGACAGCACCTGGACGATCGGCGGCGACAACGACTTTGAGGAGCGCAAGAACGCCATTAGCACGCTCAAGTTCGACCTTACCAGCCAAGCGACCAAGACGCACCAGTTCAAGGCCGGGGTGGAAGTGAAACAGCTGGACCTACGCTATTTTTACGTGGGCGGCCCCTATAACCCCAAGCCCGAGTACTACCACTACAGCCACAAGCCCATCGAGGGCGCTGCTTACATCCAGGACAAGATGGAGTTCGAGGACTGGGGCCTGGTAGTCAACGCTGGTCTACGCATAGACTATATGGACACGAAGGCCAAATACTTTGGCGATCCCACCAAGCCTACCACAGCCGAGCTCAAGGACGCGGAGAAAAAGATCCACGTGAGCCCCAGGCTGGGGTTCGCCCACCCGGTGACTGACCGTGCAGTGCTCCATTTTGCCTACGGCCACTTCTACCAAGTGCCAGACTACCAGTACCTCTACTACTTCGAAAACCAGGACGACCCGAACTACCCCTACCCGGACCTGTCCATCTACGGCATCTATAGCTGGGTGGGCAACGCCAACCTGAAGCCAGAGAAGACCGTTGCCTACGAGATCGGCGTACAGACCCGGCTGAGCCGGGATATTGCCCTGGATGTCACCGTCTACTACAAAGACATCTTCGACTACACTGCCTTGCAGCGCTTTATGGCCACGCCAACACCGTACTGGCGCTACGTCAACATGGACTATGCTAATGCCAAGGGAGTAGAGGTTTCGCTGGAGAAGCGCTTCTCCCGCTTCTTTGGCGGCACGCTCAACTACACCTACTCGCGAGCGGAAGGCAACGCTGCGAACGTTACCTCGCACTACAACGACTGGTACTCCTTCTCTGTGTTCAAGACCTATCCGCCCAAGAAGACGGTGACCATGGACTGGGACCAGACACACACCATGAACTTTGTGCTGGACATTGGGAGGCCCGGGAACTGGGCGGTGAACATCGTGGGCAACTATGGCAGCGGCCTGCCCTATACACCGATGAGCTCGCGTGGTCTGCGTCTTGACGAGCCGAACAGCGCTCGCCGTCCGTGGACCATGACGGTGAACCTGCGCGCGCAGAAGTTGTTCCGACTTATGGGCATGGAATTGGCACTTTATGCGGATGTCTACAACCTGTTCAACAAAAGGAACGTGCTGGCGGTGTATGGCGACACGGGCAAACCAGACGCCAGTTCCGACTGGGACGAGACCCAGGACTTTGTCTCGCGCCCCCACTACCTTGGGCCGCCGCGCACGTTGGAGCTCGGCCTGAGCGTTGGATTCTGA
- a CDS encoding DUF4921 family protein — MPDGTEKQIHPFTGTEVWAIPGRRHKPITNERPKTAKKLEIHTPEDYCNFCEANYLNTPPEKSRLVRKDGGYYALERIDPSQLFATTAEFRRIPNLFEIVSVDYWKKNHDYRLSEKNLAWKQRYLSSKEGLAHVLHMVDMKLSMSGYTEAQLRSMSTDEKLEYADAFFGGCHELLIYRRHYVPGAQYDSDSCSSGMLTPDEHFWYFKFTIAAMEDIYDQNRYVRYVSVYQNWLRPAGASFDHLHKQLVGLDEWGVSVERELQLAHASPNMYNEYAANFASYQNLVVAENAHAMAFVDLGHRYPTIAIYSKSQHCKPSEHTDEELRGFSDIVHAIHAAMGNQLSCNEEWYYMPRDAIIPMPWHVLIKWRVNIPAGFEGGTKIYVNPFRLKDLRDMIVPRLFEVRDKGLIAGVCIAQECEVKPNSLKYYLNGRC; from the coding sequence ATGCCAGATGGCACCGAGAAGCAGATCCATCCCTTCACCGGCACCGAGGTTTGGGCCATACCTGGCCGGAGACACAAGCCCATAACCAATGAACGCCCCAAGACTGCCAAGAAGCTTGAGATTCACACGCCCGAGGACTATTGCAACTTCTGTGAAGCAAACTATCTGAACACTCCCCCGGAGAAGAGCCGCCTGGTGCGCAAGGATGGCGGCTACTACGCATTGGAGAGGATCGACCCAAGCCAGCTCTTTGCTACCACCGCTGAGTTTCGGCGCATCCCCAATCTCTTCGAAATCGTCAGCGTAGACTACTGGAAGAAGAACCACGACTATCGACTGAGCGAGAAGAACCTGGCCTGGAAGCAACGCTACCTTTCCAGCAAGGAGGGGTTGGCACATGTGCTGCACATGGTGGACATGAAGCTGAGCATGAGCGGCTACACAGAGGCCCAGCTGCGCAGCATGTCCACCGATGAGAAGTTGGAGTATGCGGATGCCTTCTTTGGGGGCTGCCACGAGCTGCTCATTTACCGTCGGCACTATGTGCCCGGGGCCCAGTACGATTCTGACTCTTGTTCCTCAGGCATGCTCACCCCCGACGAGCACTTTTGGTACTTCAAGTTCACCATCGCGGCCATGGAGGACATCTACGACCAGAACCGCTATGTGCGCTATGTGAGCGTCTACCAAAACTGGCTTCGTCCGGCGGGCGCGTCTTTCGATCACCTGCACAAGCAATTGGTTGGCCTAGACGAGTGGGGCGTCTCGGTGGAGCGTGAACTACAGCTGGCGCACGCCAGCCCCAACATGTACAACGAGTATGCCGCGAATTTCGCCTCTTACCAGAACCTGGTAGTTGCCGAGAACGCCCACGCCATGGCGTTCGTCGACCTGGGTCATCGCTATCCCACCATCGCCATTTACTCAAAGAGCCAGCACTGCAAGCCGAGTGAGCACACCGACGAGGAACTTCGCGGCTTCAGTGACATCGTCCATGCCATTCACGCGGCCATGGGAAACCAGCTCTCGTGCAACGAGGAGTGGTACTACATGCCGCGCGACGCGATTATCCCGATGCCGTGGCATGTGCTCATCAAGTGGCGGGTGAACATCCCTGCGGGATTCGAAGGCGGCACCAAGATCTACGTCAACCCGTTCCGGCTGAAGGACCTGCGCGATATGATTGTGCCGCGGCTCTTCGAAGTGCGCGACAAGGGCTTGATCGCCGGCGTTTGCATCGCGCAGGAGTGCGAAGTTAAGCCAAATTCCCTCAAGTACTATCTGAACGGCCGCTGCTGA
- a CDS encoding transglutaminase domain-containing protein codes for MQRISTILAVAALALPSFAQTRGVLAQFEPLIARGEFAKAQSEMRMALAQPPDMPALDRLTLEFEIERLDRIRKDFSKTKEEVLDYIRLYIPTVSDADLERWESERSLECMTIDGQKWYFARAASNLFRIDKEARRIKAAYDRAHGLLPKRAYSYEQDAAEIIQASETLGCRLVKPKRFRITYTLRVHPDAVPAGETIRAWLPFPREGNRRQRDIRIEKASPDTYLIADNGRYLQRTIYMEQKAVAGQPTVFQYCFSFTSYAEYNNIDPARVQPYDTSSALYKEHTREVPPHIVFTDELRAVSRKIVGNETNPYLKAKKIFAWVDEWVPWAGAREYSTVRNIPMYAYQERHGDCGMQTLLFMTLARMNGIPVHWQSGYEMMPGQESMHDWCEMYLEPYGWVLVDQSYGLKESKDERVRWFCLGNTDAYRWIVNDDFSQPLFPAKIYPRSETVDFQRGEVEWRGGNLYFDCWDYDWQVERLD; via the coding sequence ATGCAGAGAATCAGCACAATTCTGGCGGTCGCTGCGCTCGCACTCCCCTCGTTCGCGCAGACCCGAGGCGTCCTTGCCCAGTTCGAACCTCTCATCGCCCGTGGCGAATTTGCCAAGGCACAGAGCGAAATGAGAATGGCGCTCGCCCAACCCCCCGACATGCCGGCCTTGGACCGTTTGACCCTGGAGTTCGAGATCGAGAGGCTGGACCGCATTCGCAAGGATTTTTCCAAGACAAAGGAAGAGGTGCTCGACTATATTCGCCTGTACATCCCCACGGTGAGCGATGCAGACCTCGAACGATGGGAAAGCGAGCGGTCGTTAGAGTGCATGACGATCGACGGTCAGAAGTGGTACTTCGCCAGGGCGGCCAGCAACCTCTTCCGCATCGATAAGGAAGCGCGGCGCATCAAGGCGGCCTACGATCGCGCCCATGGCCTCCTTCCCAAGAGGGCCTACAGCTACGAGCAGGACGCAGCCGAGATCATCCAAGCAAGCGAAACCTTGGGCTGCCGGCTGGTCAAACCGAAACGCTTCCGCATCACCTACACCCTTCGGGTTCATCCAGATGCTGTCCCTGCGGGGGAGACAATTCGCGCCTGGCTTCCGTTTCCGCGGGAAGGCAATCGCCGCCAACGGGACATCCGGATAGAGAAGGCAAGTCCTGACACCTACCTAATTGCGGACAATGGACGCTATCTGCAGCGTACCATCTACATGGAGCAGAAGGCGGTTGCCGGACAACCCACCGTCTTCCAGTACTGCTTCTCTTTCACCTCCTATGCCGAGTACAACAACATCGATCCTGCTCGCGTACAGCCCTACGACACCTCGTCGGCCTTGTACAAGGAGCACACTCGAGAGGTGCCGCCGCACATCGTGTTCACCGACGAGTTGCGCGCAGTCTCGCGGAAGATTGTGGGCAACGAGACCAATCCCTATTTGAAAGCCAAGAAGATCTTCGCCTGGGTGGATGAGTGGGTGCCCTGGGCAGGAGCGCGAGAGTACTCGACCGTGCGCAACATCCCCATGTACGCATATCAGGAGCGCCATGGGGACTGCGGGATGCAGACGCTGCTTTTCATGACGCTGGCGCGCATGAATGGCATCCCGGTTCACTGGCAGTCGGGCTATGAGATGATGCCCGGCCAAGAGTCCATGCACGACTGGTGCGAAATGTACTTGGAACCGTACGGCTGGGTGTTGGTGGATCAGTCCTATGGCCTCAAAGAGTCGAAGGATGAGCGCGTGCGCTGGTTTTGCCTTGGCAATACCGATGCCTACCGTTGGATCGTGAACGACGACTTCTCTCAGCCGCTCTTCCCGGCCAAGATCTATCCGCGCAGCGAAACCGTGGACTTTCAGCGGGGCGAGGTGGAGTGGCGTGGGGGCAACCTCTATTTTGACTGCTGGGACTACGATTGGCAGGTGGAGCGACTGGACTGA
- a CDS encoding glycosyltransferase family 39 protein: MGWQLRNEPRAVEASTRNELSWRRGPTSIAALQRQRQHAIGLVVILLIGGAIRFYRLGAWSCWIDELYTYGRAQQAWGSNLSYPFLLLSRAALELFGHTAFALRLFPCIFGILTLLAIHALARHLFDARVAMVALLFAAFSPWHIYLSQFARAYSVVVLLSLCALFCLDRFAKRGGVADLILFVGLSLLAFFFHNTAAFVLLTAVVFMLTAQLFPRPPAGWMAKRVVLVVAVGAALGLLFFPSFLRFVAHWREKQITSGYWGVTPFGFVLRVGYHLTPSLAVAALLGMIHLLATRRREGAFLATYALIGPVALVLAAAFRVNVSAKYVSYTLPAFCIAAAYFVTHLASAARGKKVAWAGIAAVVLIPSLETCYGYFTYGWGNRDRLQEAICYVHEHARAEDVIVPLYFFKEPAEARFYITGTAQLKGIALDSSRIYVPCREEDLGALSRAWVLTIGKTVPPENPHMYRWLASSAHLVAEFPALRGVQDNSVRVYFHDAQ; this comes from the coding sequence GTGGGCTGGCAATTGCGCAACGAGCCGCGCGCCGTCGAAGCGTCCACGCGTAACGAGCTTTCCTGGCGGAGAGGGCCAACGTCCATCGCAGCTTTACAACGCCAGCGCCAGCACGCGATCGGCCTCGTGGTCATCCTCCTCATCGGAGGGGCCATCCGGTTCTACAGGCTCGGCGCCTGGAGCTGCTGGATCGACGAACTGTACACATATGGGCGCGCACAGCAGGCGTGGGGCAGTAACCTTTCCTATCCGTTTCTCCTCTTGAGCCGCGCCGCCCTGGAACTCTTCGGCCACACTGCCTTCGCCTTGCGTCTCTTCCCTTGCATCTTCGGCATCCTCACACTGCTGGCGATCCACGCACTAGCGCGTCACCTGTTCGACGCCCGGGTGGCAATGGTCGCCCTGCTCTTTGCTGCCTTCTCGCCCTGGCACATCTACCTTTCGCAGTTTGCCAGGGCTTACTCAGTGGTCGTCCTCTTGTCGCTGTGTGCCCTCTTTTGCCTGGACCGTTTCGCGAAGCGCGGAGGAGTTGCCGACTTGATACTCTTCGTTGGCCTTTCTCTCTTGGCCTTTTTCTTCCACAACACCGCCGCCTTTGTTCTTCTTACTGCCGTAGTCTTCATGCTCACGGCCCAGCTCTTCCCTCGGCCACCAGCCGGTTGGATGGCAAAGCGCGTGGTGCTTGTGGTCGCGGTAGGGGCCGCTTTGGGACTGTTGTTCTTCCCCAGCTTTCTCCGGTTTGTAGCGCATTGGCGGGAGAAGCAGATAACCTCTGGCTACTGGGGAGTCACGCCCTTTGGCTTTGTGCTGAGAGTCGGCTACCACTTGACCCCCAGTTTGGCAGTGGCCGCCCTGCTGGGGATGATTCACCTGCTTGCAACACGCCGACGCGAAGGGGCTTTCCTCGCAACTTACGCCCTCATCGGTCCTGTTGCCCTGGTGTTGGCTGCTGCCTTCCGAGTGAACGTCAGCGCAAAGTACGTCTCCTACACGCTCCCCGCCTTCTGTATCGCCGCGGCCTACTTCGTCACTCATCTGGCGAGCGCCGCCCGGGGGAAGAAAGTTGCTTGGGCAGGAATCGCCGCGGTAGTGCTCATTCCGTCGTTGGAGACTTGCTACGGCTACTTCACCTATGGCTGGGGCAACCGCGACCGGCTGCAGGAGGCGATCTGCTATGTGCATGAGCATGCGAGAGCGGAAGATGTCATCGTGCCCTTGTACTTCTTCAAGGAGCCCGCTGAGGCGCGCTTTTACATTACCGGCACTGCGCAGCTGAAAGGGATTGCCTTGGACAGCAGTCGCATCTACGTGCCGTGCCGGGAAGAGGACCTGGGCGCTCTTTCTCGCGCTTGGGTGCTCACCATAGGCAAGACTGTCCCCCCAGAAAACCCTCACATGTATCGTTGGTTGGCCTCGTCCGCACACCTTGTCGCGGAATTCCCCGCTCTGCGCGGGGTGCAGGATAACTCAGTGAGGGTCTACTTCCATGATGCCCAATAG
- a CDS encoding sigma-70 family RNA polymerase sigma factor: MERYRGPIFSVIYRMVRNRLQAEDLVQETFIKAFAALANFNEEYAFSTWLYKIAINNCIDYFRKKKLATCSLEHPIQAKDGEIPREFADASASPERTLLAKERTRIIEEAIASLPERYRICIILRHNEDRSYEEISQILNVPLGTVKARIFRAREMLKKRLKNQLRP, from the coding sequence ATGGAACGCTACCGTGGCCCCATCTTCAGTGTCATCTACCGCATGGTCAGGAATCGGCTTCAGGCCGAAGACCTGGTGCAGGAGACCTTCATCAAGGCATTTGCCGCCCTGGCGAATTTCAACGAAGAGTACGCCTTTTCCACCTGGCTCTATAAAATAGCCATCAACAACTGTATCGATTACTTCCGCAAGAAGAAACTTGCCACCTGTTCCTTGGAGCATCCGATCCAGGCGAAGGACGGCGAGATCCCCCGCGAGTTCGCCGACGCCTCAGCCAGCCCCGAGCGCACCCTGCTGGCGAAGGAACGCACGAGGATCATCGAAGAGGCCATCGCCAGTCTGCCCGAGAGGTATCGTATCTGCATCATCCTTCGCCACAATGAAGATCGCTCCTACGAGGAGATTAGCCAGATTCTCAACGTGCCGTTGGGCACGGTGAAGGCCCGCATCTTCCGGGCGCGCGAGATGCTGAAAAAGCGCCTCAAAAACCAACTGCGCCCTTGA